In the Raineyella fluvialis genome, GGCGCGACCCGGTTCTACGTCGTCACGGGCATCGCGCTCGTGGTCGCGACGGCCGCCATCGTCGCCGGCCTGGTGCTGCTGTCGGGCAGCTGGTGGGCGCTCCTGCTGGCACCACTGCTGGCCATCGTCTGGGGACAGATCAGCTTCGTCGCCCATGATGCCGGGCACAAGCAGCTCCCCGGCCCGCGCTCCCTGAGCCACCGCGTCGGCCTCGTCGCCGCGAACGTCCTGCTCGGCGTCAGCTTCGGCTACTGGAACGACAAGCATGACCGGCATCACGCCAACCCCAACCACGAGGGTCTCGATCCCGACGTGGCCGAGGGCATCATCACCTGGTCCGAGCGCCAGCACGCGAAGAAGACCGGTCTGGGTCTGTGGATGGCGCGTCACCAGGCCGGCCTGTTCTTCCCGCTGCTGACCTTCCAGGGCTGGGGCCTCCAGGTCGAGGGCATCAACTGGCTGCGCCGTCGTCCCCGTGGCAGCCGGCTGGTCGAAGGACTCCTGCTGACCCTGCACTTCGCGCTCTACTTCGGCCTGCTGCTCTGGTTCCTCTCGCCCCTCCAGGCGCTCGCCTTCCTGGCGATCCACGAAGGCATCTGGGGCTTCATGCTCGCCTCGGTCTTCGCCCCGAACCACAAGGGCATGGAGATGCTCGACATCACCGACACCGAGAAGCTCGACCACCTGCAGAAGCAGGTGCCGACCTCCCGCAACATCATCGGTTCGCCCGTGGTCGACTTCTTCATGGGCGGCCTGAACTACCAGGTCGAGCACCACCTGTTCCCGTCGATGCCGCGAGCCCACCTCAAGGACGCCCAGCCGATCGTCGAGGAGTACTGCCACGAGATCGACCTGCCGTACGTGAAGGTCGGTGTCACCGAGTCGTACGGTCAGATCCTGCGCTACCTGCACGCGGTCGGCACCGGTCAGCGGCCCGAGCGGCTCGTCTGACGGTCGGCGTCCGCAGTGAGTGCCACCAGCCAGGCGACCTTGCGCCCGAGCGCGAACCCGCTCAGGTCCGGGACGCGGACCAGGTACTCGTCCTCCACCAGCATGTTCAGCAGCCGGTAGGCGGTGGCCTTCGGCATCCCCAGGTGCCGGGCGACCTCGGTGCCGGTGACGCCGGCACCGCAGCGGGCCACCTCCTCCAGGACGGCGAACGCGTTGCGTACGGCCTGGGGCTGGCGGGCCCGCAGCCCCACTCCGTCGTCAGGATCGGGGCTCATACGGACGGCTCCTCGCCGCCGAGCACGTCACGCGTCGTCGGGACGTCATAGCGGCCCCACCACCCCGGCGGCCGGCGCCGTACAATCTCCCACCCGGTCAGCACCAGCAGGAGCGGCCCGATCACCCCGATCCAGGCACCCCAGCGGTCGGTGGGCTGCACCGGCCCCGCGACGAAACCGAGCCACACGGCGGCCAGCCCCAGGGCCGTCCCGATCGACCCCAGCACGGGGGCGGCGGTGACCTCGCCGATCCGGCGCAGGAACAGCGGCACGGCGACCGCGGTGAGCAGGTAGGCGAGGACGTACGCCGACGCGGCCGCCGAGGTGGCGATCGAGACCACCGCCCAGGGACCGGCCAGCGCGACGGCCCCCGCCGTGAGCGCGAGGATCGGCACGGCCGTCACCAGGACCGCCGTGACCGGACTGCCCTGGTCCGTGATCCGGCCGACCGCTCCGGGAAGGATGCCGTCCTTCGCCAGGACGAGGAAGAGACGGGACAGCGCCGTCAGCGACGCCAGCGCACAGGCCGTGAAGCCCAGGATGCCGGCCAGCGCCAGCGCCGGGGTCCACCACGTCCCGCTCGCCTGGAGGACGCCCGTCTGGAGGGCGCCGGCTCCGGCCCGCAGTGCCGCCGTCACCGTCAGCAACTGCACGACCGCGACCACCAGGACGCTGGCCGACAGCACGCGAGGGATCGTCCGCAACGGCCGTCGGGTCTCGGCGCCCACGAACGACGCGTGGTCGAACCCGATGAACGCCGCCACCGTGATCATCACACCTGCCGCCACTCCTCCCGGATGCGCCACGGTGGGGCTGGCCGCCGACGTCGCCGCGGCCTGCCCCCAGCCGCCGAGCAGCACTCCGAGCACCGGCACCAGCAGCACCACCAACGCCCCGGCCTCGACAGCCAGCATCACCCGGGAGGAGAGCGAGATCCGCCGGACGAGCAGGCCGAGACAGCCCAGGCCCACGGCCAGGACGGTCCCCACCGGCACCAGCGGTGACACCGGCGCGCCCACGGATGCCGCGAACCGTGCGACGTAGAACCCTGCTCCCGCCAGGGCGGTGACCCCGACCAACCCGTACGCTCCGGTCAGGAAGGCCGCCGTGGCCAGCGTCATCACCCGCCCCGGTGCCCGTGACGTGTCGACCGACTGGGCGACGTACGTGTAGAGCGACCCGGAGCCGCTCAGCCGGCGGGCGAACACCCCGACCAGCAGCGCCATCGCGAGGGCCAGTCCGGCCGCGAGCAGCACCGCGATCCAGGCCTGCGCGCCGCTGTGCTGGAGCAACAGGGGCGGCAGGGTGAGGCCGGCCGCTGTCGGCGCGGAGGCGGCGATCGAGCCGGCCAGGGCGTCGACCGGGCGTAGCGAGCGCCGCCGCAGACCGGCCAATGGCGATGACGTCGCGAACTGCGGTGCGGGCGTCGGGGACGCGATCTCGTCCTGGAGGCTCCTCATGGCCGGGGAGCGTAGGAATCCCGTATGTCCCCGGTGTTACGTACGGATGAATCCGGGAACACTCCCCCGCATCCGCGCCGGTCTCATTTGGACGTCGTGCCGGGTTCACCGCACCGGTGAGCCGCTGAAACACGGCGTCCGCACCATCGTCGCCATGACATCACTCGCACCGGATACGGCGACCACCACCGCCGCCGATCATCGTCTCGCAGGTTCCCTCGGGCCCGGCTCGATCGTGTTCATGGTCGTCGCCGCCGCAGCCCCTCTCACCGTCATCGCCGGCGGAGCACCGCTCGGCATCCTCCTCGGCAACGGCGCCGGCTACCCGGCGATGTTCGCCGCCGTCGCCGTCGTCCTCCTCATCTTCTCCGCCGGGCTGAGCACGATGAGCCGCCTCGTGCCCAAGCCCGGCGCCTTCTTCACGTACGTCGGCTACGGCCTCAACCGCCGCTGGGGCCTGGGCGCCGCCTACCTCGCGCTCCTCACGTACACAGCCGTCCAGATCGCCGTGTACGCCTACCTGGGCTTCAGCCTCAACCTCACCGTCACCTCGCTCGGCGGGCCGTCACTGCCCTGGGGCGTCTACACGCTGGCCATCGTCGCCCTGGTCGGCTACCTCGGCTACCGGCACATCGAACTGAGCTCGAAGGTGCTCGGCGTCCTCCTCGTCGGCGAGATCCTCATCGTCCTCGCCCTCGGCGCCGTCGTGATCGGCACGGGCGGGGCCGAAGGGCTCTCGCTGGCCCCCTTCTCGCCCGCCGCCATGACGTCGGGTGCGCCGGGCGTCGGACTGATGTTCGCCGCCGCCGGCTTCATCGGCTTCGAGTCGACCGCCATCTATCGCGACGAGGCCAAGGATCCCGAACGGACGATCCCCCGCGCGACGTACGCCGCGGTCATCCTGATCGGCGTCTTCTACACCTTCGGCGCCTGGGTGCTGGTGATGGCCGAGGGCCCGAGCCGGGTCCTCGAGGTCGCCGCGCAGGATCCCGGTGCGATGGTGATCAACACCACCGCCCACTACCTCGGCCCGATCGGTGGGGTCATCGTCAACGCCCTGCTGCTGACGTCGCTGTTCGCCTGCGTGCTGTCGTTCCACAACGTCATCGCCCGCTACCAGCACTCGATGGCGCACGCCGGCACCCTGCCCGCCGTCATCAAGGGCGTCCACCCGGTGCACGGCTCCCCGGCGCCGTCCTCGCTCGCCCAGACGATCACGGCGGCCGTCCTCATCATCGGTCTGGCGTTGGCGGGTCTCGACCCGGTGCTCGCCGTCTTCACCTGGTTCTCCGGGGTCTCCACGCTGGGCGTCGTCGTCCTGATGGCGATGACCTCACTCGCCGTGCTGGTGTTCTTCGCCCGGCACCGGGACATCGTCGGCTCCGTCTGGCAGACCCGGGTGCTGCCGGTCCTCGGCCTGATCGGCCTGGTCACGATGTCGGTGCTGATCGTCGCCTACTTCCCGGTCCTGGTCGGCGGCGGCCCGGTGCTGACCGCCGCGCTGATCGCCACCGTCCCGCTCGCCCTGGCCGGCGGTTACGCCCAGGCGGTCCATCTGCGGCGTCGTAGGCCGGAGCTCTACGCCGACCTCACCGAGCACATCTCCGCCTGACCTTCCACCCACCAGTCCCCATCGATCCGCAGAGGAGCACCCATGAGCACGACCTTGATGACCAGCACCCCGAACGCCACCCCGGTCACGAGCACGGACCCCGCCACGGAGGCCCCCTCGCCCACCATCGACTTCCGCTATCTGTCCGAGCAGGACATGATCGCCGCCGGCGTCACGGACATGGCTGCCTGCATCGACACCATGGAGGAGATGTTCGCGCTGCTGGCGGCCGGTGACTACCGGATGGCCGGTGCGAACAACGACTCGCACGGAGCGATGGTCACCTTCCCGGACGTGTCGCCGTTCCCGACCATGCCGAAGAACACGGCAGATCGCCGCTTCATGGCGATGCCGGCCTACCTGGGTGGCTCGTTCGGCACCACGGGCGTGAAGTGGTACGGCTCGAACGTCGACAACCGGGCCAAGGGCCTGCCCCGCTCGATCCTGATGTTCACCCTCAACGACACCGACACCGGCGCCCCGCTGGCGTTCATGTCGGCCAACCTGCTGTCGGCCTACCGCACCGGGGCCGTCCCCGGCGTCGGTGCCCGCTACCTCGCCCGCCCCGATGCGGAGGTCATCGGCATCGCCGGGCCGGGCGTGATGGCCCGTACGGCTCTGCGGGCCTTCCTCGTCGCCTGTCCCGGCATCCACACCGTCAAGGTCAAGGGGCGCGGCCGCGCCAGCCTCGAGGCGTTCGTGAACTGGATCGCGGCCGAGCTGCCGCAGATCACGACCGTCACCGTCGTGGACGAACTCGAGGACGTCGTCCGCGGATCCGACATCGTCACCTACTGCACCTCCGGTGAGGAAGGCGACCCGAGCACCTACCCCTTGGTGAAGCGCGAGTGGGTCAAGCCCGGCGCCTTCCTGGTGATGCCCTCGCTGTGCGAGATCGACGAGGGCATGGAGGCAGCCGACGTACGCAAGGTGGTGGATGCGTCCGGCCTCTACGAGGCCTGGGCCTCAGAGACGAACGGGCCGACCCACCACTCCATCCCGATCATCGGGTGCAAGTTCACCGACATGATCGAGGACGGCCGGATGACCCGCGACCAGATGGAGGACCTCGGTCGCATCGTCAACGGCGAGCTGCCGGCCCGCCGCGACGACGAGGAGATCGTCCTGATGTCGGTGGGCGGGATGCCGGTCGAGGACGTGGCCTGGGGCACCACCGTCTACCACCGGGCCGTCGAGCTCGGCATCGGCACGCCGCTGCGCCTCTGGGACGCCCCGGAGCTGGCATGAACGGCGAGGACATCACGGCCGTCGATGTCGTGGTCGTCGGCGTGGGCACGATGGGGTCGATGGCGCTGTGGCAGTTGAGCCAGGTGCCGGGGCTGCGGGTGCTGGGGATCGAGCAGTTCGGCCCCGCCCACACCTACGGCTCGTTCAGCGGCGAGTCGCGGCTCTACCGTGCGGCGGCCAAGGAGGGCCGGATCTACATCCCGGCCCTCCTGGAGTCCCGCCGGCTGTGGCAGGAGCTCGAGGCGGAGTCCGGACGGCGGCTTCTGCTGCCGGTCGGCGCGCTCAGCATCGGCCCGGAGGGGCATGAGGACCTCGCGTCCACCCTGGCCGCCATCAGGGAGTACGACCTGCCGCACCGGGTGCTCGACGCGGCAGAGCTGGCGGCGACGTACCCGCAGTTCGCCGTACGCCCCGGGGACATCGGCATCCTCGACGAGCTGGGGGGCGGGCTGCGCCCGGAGCTGGCGGTGATGAGCGCCACTGAGCGGGCCGTCGCCAGGGGTGCGGAGGTCCGCTACCACACGGAAGTACTCGGCCTGGCTGAGGACGGTGACGGGGTGACGGTGTCCACCAGCACGGGCACGATCCGGGCACGGCGGGTCGTGGTGACGGCCGGGTCGTGGACCACCCGGGTGCTGCCCGAACTCCGCTCGCTGATCCATGTCGAGGCGTACGCCCTGACCTGGTTCATGCCCCGCCACCTCGAGCTGTTCACCCCGGAGAGATTCCCGGTGTTCATGCGGGACCTCGACGGCGTGCATGCCTTCGGCGCGCCGAGCCTGGACGGGTACAGCATCAAGATGTGTCCCCACCTGATGTGGCCGCCGCTGGACCATCCCTCCCAGGTGCCGGCGACGATCAGTCCCGAACAACTGGCCTGGGCCGGGGAGTGGGCCCAGCGGATGATCCCCGACCTCGTCCCGGATCCCGTCCGCTGGTCGGTGCACCACGACTCGGTGTCGCCGGACCACGTACCGGTGATCGATCGGGTCGGCGCCGGACACATCGTGGTCGCGACCGGCATGTCCGGCAACGGGTTCAAGTTCGCCCCGGTGTACGGGCGGGTGGTAGCCGAACTGGCGACGCAGGGCGCCTCCGCTCTGCAGCATCCGATGTTCACGCTGGCCGGTCACCTGGACCGGGCGGGGGTGGCGGCCTGAGGTCCGCCCGGGTCCGCGGGCATGACGGAGGGTGGGGCATGAGCGGGGGCCATGATCGGGGGCGGCACTGGTGGGCCGCCCCCCTCGGGGCCAGGCAGCCGAGACGCCCGCGGACGATGTGCCCCACCGATCAACCGCCCCGGTCGGGCTCCTCGCGGATGGTCAAGTACCTCGCGGACCACATAACGGCAGCGGGGTGACATGAGCATCCGCGAGGACCCTGCAGACCCCACACCATCCGCGGCAGCCCCCGAGCCCCCGGGGGACTGCCTACCGGGGCGCCACTGAGGTCATGAAGCCGAGGCCCTCCCCGGCGACGCCCACCGACTCACCCGCTGCCAGGAACACCGACTGACCGCTGGTGAGGCACAGGTCCTCCCCCGCCTGGGTGAGCACTGAGTCCCCTGCAGGGTCATGAAGATGCGGGGGCTGTCCGTGGCGGGCAGGTCGCGGCGGACGGTCGACGGATCGAGGCGCCACAGCGCGAAGTGCGGGGCGGGCGTGAGGTAGCGCCAGATCCCGTCACCGGCGGCCTCGACCGGCACGAGGGTGGGGACCGACGGCCGTGGGTCGACGACCTCCATCAGGCCGTCGAGGTCGATGTGCTTGGGCGTCAGGCCGCCACGCAGCACGTTGTCCGAGGACGCCATCACCTCGACGCCGGTGCCGGACAGATAGGCGTGCATGACCCCCGCCGGGACGAAGAGCGCCTCGAACGGCTCGAGCCGCAGGCGGTTCATCAGCAGGGCGACGACGACACCCGGGTCACCGCGGTACTCACGGCTGAGCAGCGCGACGGTGTCGCGGGCCTGGGCCACGTCGGCCTCGTCCTCCGAACGCCCTGCCGCCGCACCGGACTCAAGTTCCGCGAGGAGCTCCGCGTCACCGTTCTCCAGCAGGTCCCGGACGATTGCCACCACATCCGCGCCGTCCGCCTCGAGCCGGCCGGCCAGCCGCTCGGCGGCCGAGCCTCCCAGGGCCCGCAGGATCGTGGCACTGCGCGCCGGCTCACGGAACCCGTACAGGGCCTCGAAGGGGTCGAGGGCGACCATGATCTCCGGCTTGGGCCAGTCGTCCTTGTACGTACGCTTCGGGTCGTCGAGGGCGATGCCGGCGCCGTTCTCCCGGACGAAGCCCGCCCGCGCCTGGTCGCCGGTGGGATGCACCTGGAGCGACAGTGCCCGTGCGGCGCTGAGCAACTTCATCAGGAAGGGCAGTCGATCCCCGAACGCGGCCCGCGACCGCTCACCCAGCACGCTCGGGTCAGCGGCGATGGCCGCGTCCAGCCCGACACCGTCGACGGTCGCCGGGCCGCTGGGATGGGCCCCCAACCAGTACTCGGCGAAGGGTTCGGCCGTCGGGCTCTGCCCGAGCAGGTCGGGGATCCGATCGGTCGTCCCCCAGGCGTAGTTCTTGTCGGCTCCGCGCAGGATGTGCATCGGTCGGTACTCCCTTTCCTTCACCTGTCGCCGGTCAGCATAAGGGAGCCGGCTGTACGGGCGGGGCTGCCCCCGCGCCCTACGGGACGGCACAACCCTTCCGAATACCCCTAGGGGTATGTGCTAGCGTGGAGGCCAGACACTCACCTGAAAGGGCTTGACCATGGCGACGCTGCAACTGACGTCGGAGAATTTCGAGGGCACGGTGCTCGGCGAGGGCATCACGTTCGTGGACTTCTGGGCCGCCTGGTGCGGGCCGTGCCGCGCCTTCGCGCCGGTGTTCGAGAAGGCCTCCGAGGCTCACCCCGAGATCCGCTTCGGCAAGGTCGACACCGAGGCCGAGCAGGGCCTGGCGATGGCCGCGCAGATCTCCTCGATCCCCACTCTGATGGCATTCCGTGACGGGATCCTCGTGTTCCGTCAGTCCGGCGCGCTCCCCGCCAAGGCGTTCGACGAGCTGATCGCCGCGGTCGAGGCGCTGGACATGGACGACATCCGCGCCCAGATCGCCGCCGAGCAGGCCGAAGCCCCCGCGCAGGCATGACCACGACCGTACGCCCGAAGGGCGCGACCCTCTGGGGCCTCGTGCTCACCCTGCTTCTCGGATCCTTGACGCTGGTCGGCTGCAGCTCCGGCGGCGGCGTCACCACGGTGACACCGCACGACTGGCTGACCGCCGCAGCGAAGCCCGGAGTCGTCGTCGTGGACGTCCGCACCCCGGCCGAGTACGCGGCCGGCCACGTACAGGGCGCCGTCAATCTGGACGTCCAGGCTGCCGACTTCACCACGAAGATGAACCAGCTCGACAAGACAGCGACGTACGCGATCTACTGCCACAGCGGGAACCGGTCCGCCGCGGCCACGACCGCGATGGGCAAGGCCGGATTCTCGCACGTGTACAACCTCAAGGGCGGGATCGCGGACCTCCAGTCGGCCGGCGCTCCCATCGTGGCGAGCTGATCCAAAGCGATGGCGAACGTCCGGCCCCCGGAAGCCCCGACGCAGATCACGGTCCCGAGCGCAAGCATCAGGTCCGTCCTGCGCGGTTGGCCCCCCAGCCGGTGGGCGGCAGCGGCCG is a window encoding:
- a CDS encoding fatty acid desaturase family protein, with amino-acid sequence MTTFLEAAAPEATPRTQRRSGQSTFRPLINRIKSSGLMGGATRFYVVTGIALVVATAAIVAGLVLLSGSWWALLLAPLLAIVWGQISFVAHDAGHKQLPGPRSLSHRVGLVAANVLLGVSFGYWNDKHDRHHANPNHEGLDPDVAEGIITWSERQHAKKTGLGLWMARHQAGLFFPLLTFQGWGLQVEGINWLRRRPRGSRLVEGLLLTLHFALYFGLLLWFLSPLQALAFLAIHEGIWGFMLASVFAPNHKGMEMLDITDTEKLDHLQKQVPTSRNIIGSPVVDFFMGGLNYQVEHHLFPSMPRAHLKDAQPIVEEYCHEIDLPYVKVGVTESYGQILRYLHAVGTGQRPERLV
- a CDS encoding helix-turn-helix domain-containing protein, with the protein product MSPDPDDGVGLRARQPQAVRNAFAVLEEVARCGAGVTGTEVARHLGMPKATAYRLLNMLVEDEYLVRVPDLSGFALGRKVAWLVALTADADRQTSRSGR
- a CDS encoding APC family permease, translated to MRSLQDEIASPTPAPQFATSSPLAGLRRRSLRPVDALAGSIAASAPTAAGLTLPPLLLQHSGAQAWIAVLLAAGLALAMALLVGVFARRLSGSGSLYTYVAQSVDTSRAPGRVMTLATAAFLTGAYGLVGVTALAGAGFYVARFAASVGAPVSPLVPVGTVLAVGLGCLGLLVRRISLSSRVMLAVEAGALVVLLVPVLGVLLGGWGQAAATSAASPTVAHPGGVAAGVMITVAAFIGFDHASFVGAETRRPLRTIPRVLSASVLVVAVVQLLTVTAALRAGAGALQTGVLQASGTWWTPALALAGILGFTACALASLTALSRLFLVLAKDGILPGAVGRITDQGSPVTAVLVTAVPILALTAGAVALAGPWAVVSIATSAAASAYVLAYLLTAVAVPLFLRRIGEVTAAPVLGSIGTALGLAAVWLGFVAGPVQPTDRWGAWIGVIGPLLLVLTGWEIVRRRPPGWWGRYDVPTTRDVLGGEEPSV
- a CDS encoding APC family permease encodes the protein MTSLAPDTATTTAADHRLAGSLGPGSIVFMVVAAAAPLTVIAGGAPLGILLGNGAGYPAMFAAVAVVLLIFSAGLSTMSRLVPKPGAFFTYVGYGLNRRWGLGAAYLALLTYTAVQIAVYAYLGFSLNLTVTSLGGPSLPWGVYTLAIVALVGYLGYRHIELSSKVLGVLLVGEILIVLALGAVVIGTGGAEGLSLAPFSPAAMTSGAPGVGLMFAAAGFIGFESTAIYRDEAKDPERTIPRATYAAVILIGVFYTFGAWVLVMAEGPSRVLEVAAQDPGAMVINTTAHYLGPIGGVIVNALLLTSLFACVLSFHNVIARYQHSMAHAGTLPAVIKGVHPVHGSPAPSSLAQTITAAVLIIGLALAGLDPVLAVFTWFSGVSTLGVVVLMAMTSLAVLVFFARHRDIVGSVWQTRVLPVLGLIGLVTMSVLIVAYFPVLVGGGPVLTAALIATVPLALAGGYAQAVHLRRRRPELYADLTEHISA
- a CDS encoding tyramine oxidase subunit B, with the protein product MSTTLMTSTPNATPVTSTDPATEAPSPTIDFRYLSEQDMIAAGVTDMAACIDTMEEMFALLAAGDYRMAGANNDSHGAMVTFPDVSPFPTMPKNTADRRFMAMPAYLGGSFGTTGVKWYGSNVDNRAKGLPRSILMFTLNDTDTGAPLAFMSANLLSAYRTGAVPGVGARYLARPDAEVIGIAGPGVMARTALRAFLVACPGIHTVKVKGRGRASLEAFVNWIAAELPQITTVTVVDELEDVVRGSDIVTYCTSGEEGDPSTYPLVKREWVKPGAFLVMPSLCEIDEGMEAADVRKVVDASGLYEAWASETNGPTHHSIPIIGCKFTDMIEDGRMTRDQMEDLGRIVNGELPARRDDEEIVLMSVGGMPVEDVAWGTTVYHRAVELGIGTPLRLWDAPELA
- the solA gene encoding N-methyl-L-tryptophan oxidase is translated as MNGEDITAVDVVVVGVGTMGSMALWQLSQVPGLRVLGIEQFGPAHTYGSFSGESRLYRAAAKEGRIYIPALLESRRLWQELEAESGRRLLLPVGALSIGPEGHEDLASTLAAIREYDLPHRVLDAAELAATYPQFAVRPGDIGILDELGGGLRPELAVMSATERAVARGAEVRYHTEVLGLAEDGDGVTVSTSTGTIRARRVVVTAGSWTTRVLPELRSLIHVEAYALTWFMPRHLELFTPERFPVFMRDLDGVHAFGAPSLDGYSIKMCPHLMWPPLDHPSQVPATISPEQLAWAGEWAQRMIPDLVPDPVRWSVHHDSVSPDHVPVIDRVGAGHIVVATGMSGNGFKFAPVYGRVVAELATQGASALQHPMFTLAGHLDRAGVAA
- the manA gene encoding mannose-6-phosphate isomerase, class I, encoding MHILRGADKNYAWGTTDRIPDLLGQSPTAEPFAEYWLGAHPSGPATVDGVGLDAAIAADPSVLGERSRAAFGDRLPFLMKLLSAARALSLQVHPTGDQARAGFVRENGAGIALDDPKRTYKDDWPKPEIMVALDPFEALYGFREPARSATILRALGGSAAERLAGRLEADGADVVAIVRDLLENGDAELLAELESGAAAGRSEDEADVAQARDTVALLSREYRGDPGVVVALLMNRLRLEPFEALFVPAGVMHAYLSGTGVEVMASSDNVLRGGLTPKHIDLDGLMEVVDPRPSVPTLVPVEAAGDGIWRYLTPAPHFALWRLDPSTVRRDLPATDSPRIFMTLQGTQCSPRRGRTCASPAVSRCSWQRVSRWASPGRASAS
- the trxA gene encoding thioredoxin codes for the protein MATLQLTSENFEGTVLGEGITFVDFWAAWCGPCRAFAPVFEKASEAHPEIRFGKVDTEAEQGLAMAAQISSIPTLMAFRDGILVFRQSGALPAKAFDELIAAVEALDMDDIRAQIAAEQAEAPAQA
- a CDS encoding rhodanese-like domain-containing protein, which encodes MTTTVRPKGATLWGLVLTLLLGSLTLVGCSSGGGVTTVTPHDWLTAAAKPGVVVVDVRTPAEYAAGHVQGAVNLDVQAADFTTKMNQLDKTATYAIYCHSGNRSAAATTAMGKAGFSHVYNLKGGIADLQSAGAPIVAS